The proteins below come from a single Rhinoraja longicauda isolate Sanriku21f chromosome 5, sRhiLon1.1, whole genome shotgun sequence genomic window:
- the LOC144594005 gene encoding trace amine-associated receptor 1-like, giving the protein MDTSIFEGTETVDYCYGFVNGSCPKADRSSSLRVLLYIFMTLIILFTIIGNLLLIISVFHFKHLQTPTNYLILSLATTDFLLGCLVMPYSMVRSVETCWYLGMPFCKIHTSFDIMLSTASILHLCFISVDRYYAVCDPLRYKLRITFFSVQIMIFISWGVSAVFAFALIYLKLNLKGIEAFYYIDIACDGRCTLVFSEISGVIASIISFYTPAVAMLCIYCKLYFVAMKQVKSINRITIQIQDIRVNRSRFCGKYDQKAAKTLGIVVGTFLICWSPFFVCNTMDAFINHSIPPVLLDALVWFGYLNSTFNPVIYGFFFSWFRKAITIIYTCKIFQPASSRINLY; this is encoded by the coding sequence ATGGACACAAGCATCTTTGAGGGAACGGAAACTGTTGATTACTGTTATGGATTTGTAAATGGATCCTGTCCTAAAGCAGACCGATCAAGCAGCCTGCGGGTTCTGTTGTACATATTTATGACGCTAATAATTCTATTTACCATCATTGGTAACCTGTTACTTATCATTTCAGTTTTCCATTTCAAGCACCTTCAAACACCCACCAATTATCTCATTCTTTCCTTGGCTACTACTGACTTTCTATTGGGATGTTTGGTTATGCCTTACAGCATGGTGAGGTCAGTGGAAACGTGTTGGTATTTAGGAATGCCATTCTGTAAGATTCACACCAGCTTTGATATTATGCTCAGCACAGCTTCAATATTACATCTTTGTTTCATTTCTGTTGACCGTTACTATGCAGTATGTGATCCATTGAGGTACAAGTTAAGAATAACATTTTTCTCAGTGCAGATAATGATCTTCATTAGCTGGGGTGTTTCTGCTGTCTTTGCTTTTGCCTTGATCTATTTAAAACTAAATCTGAAAGGAATTGAAGCATTTTACTACATTGATATTGCTTGCGATGGGCGTTGCACACTTGTATTCAGTGAAATATCAGGGGTGATTGCATCAATAATTTCTTTCTACACCCCAGCAGTTGCCATGCTCTGCATTTATTGTAAGCTTTATTTTGTGGCGATGAAACAAGTGAAAAGTATAAACAGAATAACTATTCAAATTCAAGACATCAGAGTAAATAGAAGCCGTTTTTGCGGAAAGTATGATCAAAAAGCTGCCAAAACTCTAGGAATTGTGGTGGGAACATTCCTGATCTGTTGGTCTCCATTTTTTGTTTGCAACACAATGGATGCATTTATCAATCATTCTATTCCACCTGTTTTGCTTGATGCCCTTGTTTGGTTTGGCTACTTGAATTCTACATTTAATCCTGTTATCTATGGCTTCTTTTTTTCCTGGTTTAGAAAAGCTATAACAATTATTTACACATGCAAAATATTTCAGCCTGCGTCCTCCAGAATAAACCTATACTGA